One window of the Tetragenococcus koreensis genome contains the following:
- the obgE gene encoding GTPase ObgE — protein sequence MSMFLDQTTIDVKAGNGGNGMVAFRREKYVPDGGPAGGDGGRGGDVILIVDEGLRTLMDFRYNRHFKAQAGQNGMSKSMHGRSSQDLYVKVPQGTIVRDKDTGEFLGDLIEDGQMLTVAKGGRGGRGNVHFATPRNPAPELAENGEPGIERKIELELKILADVGLVGFPSVGKSTLLSVMSAAKPKIGAYHFTTLVPNLGMVSAANGANFVIADLPGLIEGASQGVGLGIQFLRHIERTRVILHVLDMSGMEGRDPYEDYMAINQELASYDLRLLERPQIIVANKMDMPDAQENLEQFKQKLIQEQEDETAEQSLIFSVSGVTGQGTDPLINATADLLEKAPAFPLQEETVAEEETVQYGYAANEPAFEIQRDPDATWVLTGSQLEKQFEMTNLEHEEAIRRFSRQLRKMGVDEALRERGAKDGELVRIKDFVFEFVE from the coding sequence ATGTCCATGTTTTTAGACCAAACAACAATTGACGTAAAAGCAGGAAACGGCGGTAACGGGATGGTGGCTTTTCGTCGTGAAAAGTACGTTCCTGACGGCGGACCTGCTGGCGGCGATGGGGGCCGCGGCGGCGATGTGATATTAATCGTAGATGAAGGTTTACGTACGTTAATGGATTTTCGCTATAATCGTCATTTTAAAGCTCAAGCAGGCCAAAATGGCATGAGTAAGAGTATGCACGGTCGCTCTTCACAAGACCTTTATGTAAAGGTTCCTCAAGGTACCATCGTGCGCGATAAAGATACAGGTGAATTTCTGGGAGATTTGATAGAAGATGGACAAATGCTCACAGTCGCAAAAGGCGGTCGTGGTGGACGTGGGAATGTTCACTTTGCTACACCGAGAAATCCAGCGCCTGAACTAGCAGAAAATGGTGAACCTGGGATAGAAAGAAAAATTGAGTTAGAACTGAAAATTCTCGCAGACGTAGGTCTAGTTGGGTTTCCATCAGTTGGGAAATCTACTTTATTATCAGTGATGTCTGCAGCTAAACCTAAAATTGGGGCTTATCATTTTACGACATTAGTGCCCAATTTAGGTATGGTTTCGGCTGCAAATGGTGCAAATTTTGTGATTGCTGACTTGCCTGGATTAATTGAGGGCGCCTCGCAAGGTGTAGGTTTAGGTATCCAATTTTTACGTCACATCGAACGAACTCGAGTGATTTTGCATGTTCTTGATATGAGTGGTATGGAAGGTAGGGACCCCTATGAAGATTACATGGCGATTAACCAAGAACTAGCCTCTTATGACCTACGTTTATTAGAACGTCCACAAATAATTGTTGCTAATAAAATGGACATGCCTGATGCTCAAGAAAACTTGGAACAGTTTAAGCAAAAATTGATCCAAGAACAAGAGGATGAAACGGCTGAACAATCTTTGATTTTTTCTGTTTCTGGGGTAACCGGTCAAGGAACTGATCCATTAATTAATGCCACAGCTGATTTATTAGAAAAAGCACCCGCCTTCCCACTTCAAGAAGAAACAGTAGCCGAAGAAGAAACTGTTCAATACGGTTATGCTGCAAACGAACCTGCTTTTGAAATTCAACGGGATCCAGATGCTACCTGGGTACTTACAGGAAGCCAGTTGGAAAAACAATTTGAGATGACCAATCTTGAACATGAAGAAGCGATTCGACGTTTTTCTCGTCAATTACGTAAAATGGGCGTTGATGAAGCCTTACGGGAACGAGGAGCAAAAGACGGCGAACTGGTACGGATTAAAGATTTTGTTTTTGAATTTGTTGAATAA
- a CDS encoding DUF1269 domain-containing protein, with the protein MTERVIIMNFEENAQAYQGFSMIKKAQTAKEVSGEQMAVVTHSASGQHQFTVEDFIDFTGSNQTSKGGLIGMMIGILGGPLGILLGWFGGSVIGASRDSKEIREAQTVFDFVGKKIDVGETGLILIADETDNRPLNQIIMMELGGEIARFDLTEVQEEIKKAQEVEETTKANTKQNWDEKHRE; encoded by the coding sequence ATGACAGAACGCGTAATTATTATGAATTTTGAAGAAAATGCTCAAGCTTATCAAGGATTTTCTATGATCAAAAAAGCACAGACAGCCAAGGAAGTAAGTGGTGAACAAATGGCGGTTGTTACTCATTCAGCTAGCGGTCAGCATCAATTTACGGTAGAAGATTTCATTGATTTTACAGGTTCAAACCAAACGTCAAAAGGCGGACTTATCGGCATGATGATTGGTATTTTGGGCGGCCCTTTAGGCATACTTTTGGGTTGGTTTGGCGGCAGTGTCATCGGCGCTTCCAGAGATAGTAAAGAAATTCGAGAGGCTCAAACGGTCTTTGATTTTGTGGGTAAAAAAATCGATGTCGGCGAAACGGGTTTGATTTTAATTGCAGATGAAACGGATAATCGCCCTCTAAACCAAATCATTATGATGGAATTAGGCGGTGAAATTGCTCGTTTTGATCTAACAGAAGTTCAAGAAGAAATCAAAAAAGCACAAGAAGTAGAAGAGACGACCAAAGCAAATACGAAACAGAATTGGGATGAAAAGCATCGAGAATAA